In Deinococcus puniceus, one genomic interval encodes:
- a CDS encoding DUF1905 domain-containing protein, whose translation MTFEFSGSIWFWRGPAPWYFISVPTEQSAEIKAASRFVTYGWGMIPVQAQIGDTAWRTSLFYKDEHYVIPIRANVRKAEGLEEGEEVTVQMTLG comes from the coding sequence ATGACCTTCGAGTTCAGCGGCTCCATCTGGTTTTGGAGGGGGCCAGCCCCGTGGTACTTCATCTCCGTTCCCACCGAACAGAGCGCCGAAATCAAAGCCGCGTCCCGGTTCGTCACCTACGGCTGGGGCATGATTCCTGTTCAGGCCCAAATCGGCGACACAGCATGGAGGACGTCCCTGTTTTACAAAGACGAACACTATGTCATTCCGATCAGGGCCAACGTGAGAAAGGCGGAAGGGCTGGAGGAAGGGGAAGAAGTGACGGTGCAGATGACGCTGGGGTGA